Genomic window (Thiothrix unzii):
AAAACAGCGGTGAAATCCATAAAAGCCTCCTCAGCCCAGCTTTTACTATATTGATAAGAATCATATTTTACTTGATACGATATTGGAATATTCTCAAGTTGCTCCAACAACATCTTATACGCAAGCCTGAGAGAAGTTGTTTTACCTACATCCTGATTACCTTTGATGGCAAAAATTTTACGCTCAAACATCTTTTTTTCCTTATCAAGGATAATGTCTTGATGCAAATCATCTATTTCAATAGCACATCCAGCATCCATTAAATTTTTCCTTCGCTTTTAAGGTTATTTAAAACATCCATCAAAGTATTAAGCCTAGCTTTTAACAGGTCGCTATTCCTGTCTAAGAATTTATTGTAATTCTCAAGCTCCCATTTTTCTCTACGCTCTTTTTCTATGAAAATATCACTCTCTTCCTGATTTAAAAATGTACCTTTTTGTATAGAAACACGGTCATCTTTCACATCGAAAAGAACTTTTGATAGGAAAATAGCCATATCGAGTACACGGTGCAATGGTAGCTCTTCTGCTTGACGAGTCCATTTTGCGGTTCCCCTTTTTTCGTCCTTCACATAGCGCATTGTCTTTATGGAAACATCCTCTTCCCAATATTGCGCAATCCCAACCGATATAAACCTCATATCAGTGCTGCTGTCGTAGATTCCATCAAAGGCTTGATAAGGCAGTGCATATACAGGCTTATGTGCCAGATGCTGGGGCAGCCCTTGCGATGGATCATATTCCCGTGTGAGAGGATTGGTTGTGTATGTCATAGGATCTCCTGCCCATTTATCAATCAATAAGTTTATATTATCATCGTAATAATCTACTGTCTAGTAGGTAGTAAACAGTAAGCAGTAAAAATACAAGAGGTGCAGGATGAAGATAACAAGATAAAACTTGGGGGGTCTGTTGGAAATATTGCGCGAAGCGCACCTCACCGGAGGCGGCGCACGGCACGTATAGAAGCCCACAACACCACCCCGCCGACATTGTGGAAGGCTGGCGACGCTGTAGCCAAGACCCGCAGCCACCGTAGCCGTGACCATTGACCGCGCTTCCGCGTGTGCGGCGTAGCCGGACATTAAACGCGGTAGCAATAGCGGTGAATGGGCATGGCGTAGGTGAGCGTAGGGGCTTGAGCGTAAGCGGCGACAGCCTGGAGCAATCACAGACTTTCAGAACACGTCTTGCGGGCGGGCAACCGCTCGCGTTCTTTTCAGCCTGAGCTTTAGCTGAGGCGATCTTGCCGCTTGCGGCACAAACAAACCGCGTAGCGACATCACAGAACCCCGCGTAGCCGCTGGCGGCGTGTCGGGGGATATTCTGCTGCCCGACTTTTGCATAAAACTGGTTAGGCGACCCGCAGGGCGGCGAAGCCGTGTGCGACAAGAGCGAAGCGTCGCATATCGCATAACCCGTTTTATGTAAAAATTGGGCAACCTCACCGCCGTTGTGTAAGCGGCTTGCCGCGTCACAACACCACAACGGATTTGCATAAGCCGCTTGCGGCGTTGCAAAGGTACGGGCCGAAGGCTCGTCAAAGGAGGCGCGGCACAACATTTATCGAAGCCGAGAAAGTCCCTCGCCGACATTGTGGAAGGCTTGTGACGCTGTAGCCACGACCGCAGCCACCGCCGTAGTGGAGGCGAGAACGCAGGCGGTGAGCGAAGGACGGGCGGAAGCGGCACAAGCCTGGAGCAATTACAGACTGTCCGGGCGCGTCTTGCGTGCGGGCAACCGCTCGCATTCTTTCCAGCCTGAGCTTTAGATGAGGCGATCTTGCCGCTTGCGGCACAAACAAACCGCGTAGCGACCACGCCGCCACTGGAAGTGACAACACGAACGCTTGCGGCCTTTCTTTACTCACCTTTGCCGAACAGAAACATCAGAAAAGAGGCACGGCTTACACGCTGGAGCGCGATAGCACCGACGAGCTGGCACGGTATCAACGACGGAGCGCGGACGTTCGGCGGTTTCCACCCGCTTTCCCCCTAATAAATATCAGCAGTTAGTATCGCAGAAATTAGAAGAATTAATCTTTTTTAGATTGATTTATTGCTTCTAATATTTTTTCTTCTGATTCCTTGATCGCAGATAGAATGGCACCTTGATTATCTTCAGCACTTTTTATAAAAGTAGCACAAATCTTTATAAGCGCATGAGTTGGCATAGATAATGTAACTACTTTTCTTGATTCAACTTGATCATCCTCTGTATTTTGAATACTTGAGAATGTTATTTTCGATATTGGATAACCAATCATCATTCCCTTAACACTATCGGCATACAACTCATTTAAATCAGTGTATTGCATACTCATCCTCG
Coding sequences:
- a CDS encoding DUF6530 family protein, translating into MTYTTNPLTREYDPSQGLPQHLAHKPVYALPYQAFDGIYDSSTDMRFISVGIAQYWEEDVSIKTMRYVKDEKRGTAKWTRQAEELPLHRVLDMAIFLSKVLFDVKDDRVSIQKGTFLNQEESDIFIEKERREKWELENYNKFLDRNSDLLKARLNTLMDVLNNLKSEGKI